The following nucleotide sequence is from Staphylococcus chromogenes.
ATTTTTAAAGTACAACGCTCAGCTATCATTAATGGTGTGACATGGTACTACGGTCAGTTTAATGACGGGACACGTGCGTGGATTAAATCATCAGACTTGCGTACACAACTTACACGCTACTTTAACTCGCCGTATACTTTTAACCAAGCTGTAGATACACAAATGAATTTGTCATATAAACCACAAGTTCAGCATGTCGCTGGTCAATGGGTGGATGCATCACGTACTGAAGTAGCTAATGCTATGAATCCGTCACTTATTGAAAAAGACCCAACTCAAAAATACCAATTCCTTAAATTGGACAAATATCAAGGGTTAGATGCTGCTCAATTAGATAAATTACTTGTAGGCAAAGGCATTTTAGCTGGTCAAGGCGCAGCATTTAAAGAAGCGGCACAAATGAATAATATTAATGAAATTTACTTAATTTCACACGCTTTATTAGAAACAGGTAACGGAACTTCAACACTTGCCAATGGTGGATATGTGGATGCTAACAATAAAGTGGTCACAAACGCTCCGCGCAAATTCTACAATATGTTTGGTATCGGCGCGGTCGATACAGATGCGATTCGTGGTGGTTTTAAAACTGCTGAAGCTTATGGTTGGAACACTGTGAGCAAAGCCATTATCGGTGGTGCATCATTTATTAAAGACCGTTACATTGGCATCGGACAAAATACGTTATACCGTATGAGATGGAATCCTAATAACCCAGGTACACATCAATATGCTACAGATATTAACTGGGCGCACCATAATGCTGCGCGTATGAAACAATTCTACGATCAAATTGCAGCTGTAGGTAAATTCTTTGACGTTGATCATTACAAAAAGTAAATCTAGTATATAAATGTTAGGAGCCAAGACGAAACGAAGTCTTGGCTCATTTAGATTATTGAAATGCATTGTTCGTTGTATGCTTCGTAAAAACCACTTTCTAAAGCCACGTATCTCAAGCGTAATTTTAAAACGTTAATATAGATCGTCCTCTCACTCATAATATCTAAGGTCATAGTTACTGTGACTGATTCAAGTACGTATGCCTTATGATGTCTCATGTTTAAAAATTCAAAATTGACTCTAACGCTCTAGTCATTGGATACTTCAGATGCGTGATAAAAATATAACACCGCTTAGAAAAATAACCCTTTCTCTTTGTTTAAATATGATAGGAACCCCTTTTAAATTGCATTGTCCCTATCATTTGTAATACATTTATAGTAACGATTTTAAAAGGAGTATTTGTCTTATGGCACATGGAATCCAGCGTGATGCATTTTTTGATAATGCCCGTGCAATACTTATTTTTTTAGTTGTTTTTGGACATTTGATACAACCGTATACAGATACACACTCGGCGATAAATGCATTGTATTTAACGATATATAGTTTTCATATGCCTGCCTTCCTTTTTATTTCAGGATATTTTGCTAAAAACGTAGGGAAAGCCGGCTATATCGAAAAAGTAGGGAAAAAGTTACTTGGGCCTTACCTCATCTTTTTTGCATTTTTCTCGATATATTATTTTATTACAGGAAAAAATAGTACGATTGATTTAGATCCATTTGACCCTGTATTTGCTTTATGGTTTTTACTGACCTTGTTCTTTTTTAACGTCATCATTGTGATTGTGAGAGATTATAAACCGATTATTGTTTTGCCTATCGCCATTTTGATTGCGGTATTAGCCGGATTTTCATCCAATATCGATGGCTATTTAAGTTGGTCACGTACATTAGTATTCTTCCCTATTTTTTACATTGGGTATATTCTTGATGGTGGCTTTAGTCGTTGGATTAGATGGAAAAAGTTTGTGCCGATCTCTATGTTTATTCTCATCTTCTTCTATATCGGGTATTATATTCACCCAATTAGTTCATCATGGTTACTTGGAAGTTCTCCGTATGCTAATACAGAGGGATGGAATGTGATATGGAGTCCTTTAAAACGGTTAACACTTTATATGATAATCTTTTCATCTATGTTTGCCTTTTTAAATTTAGTCCCTACGAGAAAGTTCAAATGGACCTATATTGGTTCAAGAACGATGTATGTCTATTTGTTACACGGGTTATTTATAGGGATTATACGTGGTCATAATCTCTTTGCATTCATTGATCACCCTGCCCTTGGTCTTCTTTATAATTTTATTTTATCTTTGTTTATTGTATGGCTATGGTCAACCAATTTTATCGCCAAATGGATGAATCCTTTCGTCCATTTGCAAAAACCTTCACAATTTAAACCTTATCCGTAAACAAATCAAGAGAAGTTGTTCAAAGTATGATATGCTTTGAAATAACTTCTCTTTTTTTAGGATGTGATGTTATGAAACTTGAACTCAATGAACAATCTAAATATTTGAAAGCACCTTCTATACGACAATTCTCAAGCCGAATTAGTCAAATCGAGGATGTGATTAACCTGACTGTAGGTCAACCTGATTTTGAAATGCCTCAAGTTGTAAAAAATGCTTATCAACAAGCAATCTCTGACAACCTCACGACATATTCTCACAATAAAGGGTTAATTGAAACTCGTCAGGCCGTCTCGCAATTTCTAAAAACCCGCTATAACGTCAACTATGATGCTGAATCCATTATTATGACGAACGGGGCATCAGAAGCGTTGGACACGAGCTTACGATGTATTTTAAACCCAGGGGATGAAGTGCTTTTACCAGGACCCGTTTACGCCGGGTACATCCCATTAATTCAATCATTAGGGGGCGTCCCTGTATTTGTCGATACGCGCCAAACACAATTTAAATTAACCCCCTCTTTAATCGAAAGTCATATGACCGCAAAAACAAAAGTGGTCTTACTCAACTATCCTTCTAACCCTACTGGTGCGACATTGAGTTTTGACGAAGTTAAAGCGCTTGTCGATTGCTTAAAAAAATATGAGGTGTTTGTGATTAGTGACGAAATATACGCTGAAAATACATTTAATCAAACACACACTTCTTTTGCCCAATTTGAAGCGCTTAAAGACCAATTACTTCTTATTAATGGATTAAGCAAATCACACTCAGCAACTGGGATTCGCATGGGGTTTTTAGCGGGCCCTTTATACATCATTGAAAAAATGACATTCATGCACGCCTACAATTGTATTTGTGCGAATGTTCCGGCACAAGTGGCAACAGTCGCTGCGCTGTCTGAAGGCGTAAATGCCCCTCAACGCATGAATGCGGCGTACACTGAACGAAGAGATTACTTAGTGGATGCTTTAACTAAAATGGGATTTGAACTAGAATCTATTCCCCAAGGCGCATTTTATATTTTTCCAAAAATCACACGTTTTACTGAAAACGACTATGATTTTTGTGTAGAAGTTTTGGAAAAAGCACGGGTAGCGATGGTGCCTGGTTCTTCCTTTACCGAATATGGAAAAGGTTATGTACGTATTTCTTACGCCTATCATCTAGATGCGTTAAAAGAAGGCATGAAACGACTTAAGACGTATCTTGACACCTATTATCCACAAGCATAAACCTTATTGCTTACACATAAAAACGCCTTTCAAAGTTTGCATTGTCTACTTTGAAAGGCGTTTGTTTAATATATCATATCTTAATTAAAAGTTTATGGGAATTTAGGGAATTGGTCGAAATCTGGTGAACGTTTTTCTTTAAACGCATCTCGACCTTCTTTTGCTTCATCAGTTGTATAGTATAATAACGTTGCGTCACCCGCAAATTGTTGTAAGCCTGCTAATCCGTCTGTATCTGCATTCATCGCTGCTTTTAAGAAACGTAAAGCTGTTGGTGAATGTTGTAAAATTTCTTTACACCATTGAACAGTCTCATCTTCAATTTTATCTAAAGGAACAACAGTATTTGCCATTCCCATATCTAACGCTTGTTGTGCATCATATTGACGGCATAAGTACCAAATTTCACGTGCCTTTTTATGACCAACAATACGTGCTAAATAACCAGAACCATAACCCGCATCGAAAGAACCGACTTTTGGTCCTGTTTGACCGAATTTAGCATTATCTGCCGCAATCGTTAAATCACAAACCACTTGAAGTACGTTACCGCCACCAATAGCGTAACCTTTAACCATTGCAATGACAGGTTTAGGAATGACACGAATCAAACGTTGTAAATCTAATACGTTTAAACGTGGAATTTGGTCGTCACCGACGTATCCGCCGTGGCCTCGCACTTTTTGGTCTCCGCCAGAACAAAATGCTTTGTCCCCTTCACCTGTTAAGATGATCACACCGATACGTTCGTCATCTCGTGCACGTGTGAATGCGTCAATCATTTCTTGAACCGTATTGGGTGTGAAAGCATTATGTACTTCTGGACGGTTAATCGTTACTTTAGCGATACCTTCAAAATATTCATATTTAATTTCTTTATATTCTTTTAATGTTTCCCATTGTCTAGCCATGGTTGCCCTCCTTATTTAAACCATTAATAAACGCTAATGTTATTGTATCAAATTTTGTCGCATCTTCCACATGAACCGTATGTCCAACACTTGGGACAATTTCTAATTGAGCGTCAAAGAGTTGTTCTTGCATACGTTGTGCAATTTCTATAAACTTCTCATCCCATTCTCCAACTATTAGTAACACAGGCAATTGGAGAACCTCTAATTCATTCCAAAGTGGAGGCATTGCGCCTGTCCCGTAATCACGCAAAGCTTTCGCCAATCCTTTTGGAGATTGACGTAAGCGCATCTCACGAATACGATGACGTTCTACGTCAGATAAAAAGCGCTGTGACTGGAAAAGTGGCAACTGTTCCCAGTCGTTCACAAAAGTTTCTAAGGGAGCTATATCAAGCACTCTCGCTCTAGCCTCATCAACTTGTTGTCGCTCAATACGTTGGGCCTCTGTTTGAATTCCTGGAGAACCGCTCTCTAAAATCAAGCCGTCAAGGGTTTCTGGGTACCGACATGCATAATAAAGTGCAACTCTTGCCCCCATGGAATACCCATGTAAAACCGTTTTACGCTTTTGAACTTTCATTACAATTTCATGCAATGCACGGCTAATCCATTGAAAATCCCATAATTGATGGTCATCTGAGATATCTTCTCCATGCCCAGGTAAATCTATCGTAACAACATGGGTCTTTTGAGTTAACGTTGCAATATGCTGGTCAAACGTTGAACTGTCGCTTATAAACCCATGCAACATAATGAGCACGGTTTCCGATGTCTGTTTTGCCTCATAAATTTTATAGTGTAACATTGACAACCTCGCTTAATTTTTCATAGAGTTCTTGATGCGCCTCATAGTTAGATGCACGTTCTGTCATAATTTCATAGAGTGTCGCTGACATCGCATTTAACTCAGCGTATTCAAATGATTGGATATCTGTAAAACGTTTATATCCCAATTGATACAAATGCGCTGTATTTTCAAAATCGAGTCCCGTCGGTGTTCCAAACAAGCGTTCAAAATGTGGACCCGCTGCTTTTTTCTGAGGTAAATATGAAAAAATTCCGCCACCATCGTTATTGACTAAAATAATATTCATATGAATGTCATTTAATTTTGACATGAGCAGTCCATTCATATCATGATAAAATGCGATATCACCAATCAATAAAGTCACTTTTTTATGTACCGCCATCCCGAGTGCTGTAGAAACAACACCATCAATTCCATTAGCCCCTCGATTCGCATAAACACTGAACTTAC
It contains:
- a CDS encoding acyltransferase family protein yields the protein MAHGIQRDAFFDNARAILIFLVVFGHLIQPYTDTHSAINALYLTIYSFHMPAFLFISGYFAKNVGKAGYIEKVGKKLLGPYLIFFAFFSIYYFITGKNSTIDLDPFDPVFALWFLLTLFFFNVIIVIVRDYKPIIVLPIAILIAVLAGFSSNIDGYLSWSRTLVFFPIFYIGYILDGGFSRWIRWKKFVPISMFILIFFYIGYYIHPISSSWLLGSSPYANTEGWNVIWSPLKRLTLYMIIFSSMFAFLNLVPTRKFKWTYIGSRTMYVYLLHGLFIGIIRGHNLFAFIDHPALGLLYNFILSLFIVWLWSTNFIAKWMNPFVHLQKPSQFKPYP
- the menB gene encoding 1,4-dihydroxy-2-naphthoyl-CoA synthase, with translation MARQWETLKEYKEIKYEYFEGIAKVTINRPEVHNAFTPNTVQEMIDAFTRARDDERIGVIILTGEGDKAFCSGGDQKVRGHGGYVGDDQIPRLNVLDLQRLIRVIPKPVIAMVKGYAIGGGNVLQVVCDLTIAADNAKFGQTGPKVGSFDAGYGSGYLARIVGHKKAREIWYLCRQYDAQQALDMGMANTVVPLDKIEDETVQWCKEILQHSPTALRFLKAAMNADTDGLAGLQQFAGDATLLYYTTDEAKEGRDAFKEKRSPDFDQFPKFP
- a CDS encoding aminotransferase class I/II-fold pyridoxal phosphate-dependent enzyme, with product MKLELNEQSKYLKAPSIRQFSSRISQIEDVINLTVGQPDFEMPQVVKNAYQQAISDNLTTYSHNKGLIETRQAVSQFLKTRYNVNYDAESIIMTNGASEALDTSLRCILNPGDEVLLPGPVYAGYIPLIQSLGGVPVFVDTRQTQFKLTPSLIESHMTAKTKVVLLNYPSNPTGATLSFDEVKALVDCLKKYEVFVISDEIYAENTFNQTHTSFAQFEALKDQLLLINGLSKSHSATGIRMGFLAGPLYIIEKMTFMHAYNCICANVPAQVATVAALSEGVNAPQRMNAAYTERRDYLVDALTKMGFELESIPQGAFYIFPKITRFTENDYDFCVEVLEKARVAMVPGSSFTEYGKGYVRISYAYHLDALKEGMKRLKTYLDTYYPQA
- the menH gene encoding 2-succinyl-6-hydroxy-2,4-cyclohexadiene-1-carboxylate synthase, which encodes MLHYKIYEAKQTSETVLIMLHGFISDSSTFDQHIATLTQKTHVVTIDLPGHGEDISDDHQLWDFQWISRALHEIVMKVQKRKTVLHGYSMGARVALYYACRYPETLDGLILESGSPGIQTEAQRIERQQVDEARARVLDIAPLETFVNDWEQLPLFQSQRFLSDVERHRIREMRLRQSPKGLAKALRDYGTGAMPPLWNELEVLQLPVLLIVGEWDEKFIEIAQRMQEQLFDAQLEIVPSVGHTVHVEDATKFDTITLAFINGLNKEGNHG